AACAAACATTTCCTGTTTTGGATATGAGCTGCGCTTCCTGTGCCATCAGCGCCGAATCTACTGCAAAGACAACAAAAGGCGTAATCGATGCTTCTGTCAACTTTGCCACGGCAACCCTGTCGGTGGAATACCTGCCCAATATGACCTCTCCTGCTGAACTACAAAAAGCTGTGCAGGCGGTGGGTTTCGATTTGTTGCTCGAAGAAGAATCCACACAGCAGGAAACATTAGAGGCCATCCACGACAAGAAATTTAAGGTGTTAAAAAAGAAAACCATCTGGGCCATCATTCTTTCGCTTCCGGTGGTGGTGATTGGTATGTTTCTGCCAGACATCCCCTATGCCAACGTAATTATGTGGGCTTTTTCGACTCCCGTGCTGGCCTGGCTGGGTAAGGACTTTTTTGTTAACGCATGGAAACAGGCAAAACATCGCTCCGCAAATATGGATACCCTGGTAGCCCTTAGTACGGGAATCGCCTATACCTTCAGCGTTTTCAATATGCTTTTCCCTGAAGTGTGGCGCGCAAGGGGCCTGGAAGCACACGTTTATTTTGAAGCAGCCGCGGTGATCACAGCCTTTATTTTATTAGGAAGGCTATTGGAAGAAAGAGCCAAAGGCAATGCATCAACAGCCATTAAAAAACTGATGGGCTTGCAGCCAAAAACAGTATTGGTGCTGCTTCCCGATGGGCAGGAAAAACGTATCGCCATAAATGATGTAAATGTAGGCGATGTACTATTGGTAAAACCCGGCGAAAAAATAGCGGTCGATGGCAAGGTGGTTTCGGGCAATTCGTATGTGGACGAAAGCATGCTGAGTGGTGAGCCTGTTCCGGTGTTGAAAAAAGAAAATGAAAAAGTGTTTGCGGGAACCATCAATCAAAAAGGGAGTTTTCATTTTGAGGCAGAAAAGGTAGGCAAAGAAACCATGCTGGCTCAAATCATCAAAACGGTGCAGGAGGCACAAGGCAGCAAGGCTCCGGTACAGAAACTCGTGGATAAAATTGCAGGGATTTTTGTTCCGATAGTAATGGCCATTTCCATCTTCACTTTTATTATCTGGCTGATTCTAGGAGGCGAGAGCGGCCTTGTTCACGGACTGTTGGCAGCCATTACGGTGCTGGTAATTGCCTGCCCCTGTGCATTAGGGCTTGCGACACCCACGGCCATAATGGTGGGCGTAGGGAAAGGTGCTGAAAACGGAATTTTAATCAAAGATGCTGAAAGTCTTGAATTGTCCAAAAAGATAAATGCGGTTGTTTTGGACAAGACGGGAACCATCACCGAAGGCCAGCCACAGCTCACGGATGTGAAATGGCTGAAAGACAATGACACAACGCAGCAAATTTTATTTAGCCTGGAAAAACTTTCCGAACATCCATTGGCCGATGCGGTAGTAAAACATTTAGCCACAGAGCAGACAGTTCCTTTATCTTCTTTTGAAAGCATCACGGGCAAAGGAGCCACGGCAGTTTATGATAATGAAAGCTATTGGGTGGGCAACAGAAATCTACTGACTGAACATAAAATAGCTGTTGCTGACGAGCTGGAGCAAAAGGCCGATGAATGGAGCGAACAAGCCAAAACAGTGATATGGTTTGCAAACAATAAAAATGCCCTCGCGGTTCTGGCTATTTCCGACAAAATTAAAGAGACTTCCGTAGCTGCTATCAGGCAGATGCAGGAGATGGGAATCGATCTGTATATGCTCACCGGCGACAATGAATCC
This portion of the Bacteroidales bacterium genome encodes:
- a CDS encoding heavy metal translocating P-type ATPase encodes the protein MTTKENETIFLPLEDMNSEHCALIIDKGLSQIEGIESHKVELNNHRAALEAQNTEAVKEAIKAINNLGYGVTTVKQTFPVLDMSCASCAISAESTAKTTKGVIDASVNFATATLSVEYLPNMTSPAELQKAVQAVGFDLLLEEESTQQETLEAIHDKKFKVLKKKTIWAIILSLPVVVIGMFLPDIPYANVIMWAFSTPVLAWLGKDFFVNAWKQAKHRSANMDTLVALSTGIAYTFSVFNMLFPEVWRARGLEAHVYFEAAAVITAFILLGRLLEERAKGNASTAIKKLMGLQPKTVLVLLPDGQEKRIAINDVNVGDVLLVKPGEKIAVDGKVVSGNSYVDESMLSGEPVPVLKKENEKVFAGTINQKGSFHFEAEKVGKETMLAQIIKTVQEAQGSKAPVQKLVDKIAGIFVPIVMAISIFTFIIWLILGGESGLVHGLLAAITVLVIACPCALGLATPTAIMVGVGKGAENGILIKDAESLELSKKINAVVLDKTGTITEGQPQLTDVKWLKDNDTTQQILFSLEKLSEHPLADAVVKHLATEQTVPLSSFESITGKGATAVYDNESYWVGNRNLLTEHKIAVADELEQKADEWSEQAKTVIWFANNKNALAVLAISDKIKETSVAAIRQMQEMGIDLYMLTGDNESTAKAIARQADIPHYKSEMLPQQKADFVKELQQQGKIVAMVGDGINDSTALATADVSIAMGKGSDIAMDVAKMTIISSDLSKIPQAIRLSKKTVTTIKQNLFWALIYNMIGIPIAAGILYPINGFLLNPMIAGAAMAMSSVSVVSNSLRLKWKKIS